CATAGACATGTATAGGAACATGTCTGACACGTGGTATCGGAGACTATCACAttatataatataccttctagagTCTAGACCTTCTCAGATATTGCTGGTATGCGGTCAATGTCTGGAAACTGCTCATAGCTGTAGAATGGAGGCCCCCAAGCCAAGGAGAGCACATCACGCCTGCGCGCTACTgctgagttctgaaaatagccaaccaAGAGTGGTGACTGGTGAATGGACAagcatactgcgcatgcgcggccatctCTCAGTTCACTGCTTTTGGACTGATGaccatatgaatgggtccgcatctgttctgcaattttgcggaacgggtgtggacccatttatttcaatgggaccaCAAAAGATGAGGACTGTCTGCATCTGTTGTTCCgtgccgcggccccgcaaaaaaagatagagcacgtcctattcttgtccacaatcgcatttctatcatagtgccggcaatgcgcggaccgcaaaacactacggtcgtcCGAATGTGCCCTAACTCCCATAGCAGGGAAGGGAGTGTGGCTGTGCATGTTCTGTTGATAGGAGAGGGTCCCAGAGGCGGCACCCACACCTATGTAACGTTGATGGCATAGCCTACTGATATATCATttcctcaccactgcagaaatctttgcttgggctctttaatattgatgggagtggaccctgggcaacctcacagatcatcccccccacccaccttgtacttgttccactgatccgctacttgcgggctgcgcgggcatgagttgagtcacttcggtgcgcaatcccatcctgcggcgcatGATCCCGTGACCACCCGCGTAGGACGAGATTGCGCACTGAAGTGActcaactcatgcccgcgcagcccgcaagtagTGGAACAAGTAGAAGGGGGgtagggggatgatctgtggtgggCTGCCCAGGTcgaatcaatattaaagggccctggaatagccaaataaatttaaaaaatgctaCCAGCATAACAtttggggcactggacaaaacatccagggctcaagccccgaatgttttgacctaacgacgcccctgactcccaacattgctccgcctctcccttcacttacctctcctcatgtagcagacatcaccacagcttcttctcctcttcactgccgtcctctcctgcactggtcacatgatggtgacatcatcgcaggtccttctcaacccctGCCCTTCTGCTCTGatcacatgatctgtgatgtcattacaggtccttcagatcttgcagtgcattagattcaattgtattgccgtcctgaggacggcaatacagttgtatctgccTGGCAGGCAGTATATTcgcggcctgggacaaaacatcaggttcccaggccccaaatgttttagcctAGCAACTCCCCTGGCTGTGGTATTCACCCTAGGTGTTAATGGCAAAAGATGACCTATTACTGGACTGTCTACTGTATTATAGATGGATGAGGTGCACAGGGCTGGCGTGGCGTTGGCTGGTTACCTGCAGGAACACCTCCATGGCACTGAGGATTTCTGGCTGTGGGTAACCTACCTCGGGGATCCCGGCTGCATATTTCTACTCTACTTTCCTCTGGCGTTTGCTCTCCATCATCAACTGGGAGTCACTGTCCTGTGGCAGGGCGTCATCTGCGAGTGGTTGAATCTTGTCTTTAAGTGGTGAGTTATAAACCAGTGTGACCTTCTAGAAGACTGGGCTAGTTTATACACTGGGAAAATGACCTTGCGGGGTGCAGGGCaccttgtaaaaaataaattcttcTGTCCTGTTAGGGCACCTGGACATCGTAGAGGGGACACCCGCTCAGGTTCCCCTTCTGTGAGGAGAGAGCGACTAACTAGCAGCAGCTGTTGCTCTGGCAGACTCTGTCCATCCAGTTAGTACAAGGACGACTACTCATTTTGATGGccacatttaaagggattgtctcacttcagcaaatggcatttataatgtaaaggaagtgaatacaaggcacttactaatgtattgtgattatccatattgcctcctttgctggctggatttgtttttccatcacttttataaacttttaatttccatggttatgaccaccctgcaatccagcagcagtgaccgtgcttgcacactatacgaAGCACAGGCCTATGTGCGCTgctatggtcccggccaccagagagaaaatgaaaagtgtataatgtgatggcaaaatgaatccagccagcaaaggaagcaatatggacaataacaatacattagtaagtgccttgtattaactgcgtCTACATgatactgaagtgacacaacccctttaaaggggttatcccacttagcagtttcatacttacctgctgccaccgcgcgttcacttcctggattctggctgggggcgggcttcatcttgattgaagtcttctcccggccgggccgcgcgctggactgaacgcgcacgctgccgcgcgtgcgcaatgtgacttatttctggccagtatagtacagagccggcgtgcgcgttcgcagctctatactattctggccgggaagaagtcaccgtcgcgcatgcgcggcagcgtgcgcgttcaggacagcgagtggcccggccatcgggattttgcggaagagcggtggtcgtaaccaggggagaccgagtcacaacaataaggtaagtggggatgaattttctcctaatcggtgggaatttgttaataaagtatatttacaaaaatgatcactgtcaaatcattaacagatttaacagtgatcattatgatgggataacccctttaatactacaTTTACCATGTTGTGGCCGCTGCAGTGGAAATGTATAGCCGGACGCATCTTACTGCAGTCAAAACCTGCTGTTTTCAGGGGTCTCGATGGCTCTCATATTACAGGGGTGTACTAATAGAGATGAGCTAGTGGATTAGTTTCTTCATTTTTGGCATGTCTGGCTAATACCCTAATACAGCAGTTTTGTCATTTAAGAGCTTGTCCCTCTGAACATAAAAAAAGGCCACTCAACTGTCTGCAGTCCCAACGCTGCTCCTATCCCGGCTGCGTCCAGTCCCTGCAGGACCAGGAAGAGACTGGAAAAGTGGATCCTGTAATGCAACAGACAAGATTTGAcaattatttgtaaaaaaaaaaaagaaaaagctatCCAATTTCACGGATCCTGTCACATGCCATTTGTTTACGTCCTCATTCTGCTAATGTGTGGTGTTTCCttaaatgctgaaactacatttcCCATGAATCATAGCAGGCTCTAAAACTGTCTACTGGCCAGTCTCGCACCATAGCCGGTCACCACCCAAGGTCTGACACAGCCAGTGTGTCTCTCGGTCTTCTGCCCATCCTCGCACCATAGCCAGCCACCACCCAAGGTCTGACACAGATAGTGTGTGTCTCGGTCTTCTGCCCATCCTCGCACCATAGCCAGCCACCACCCAAGGTCTGATACAGCCAGTGTCTCTCTCGGTCTTCTGCCCATCCTCACACCATAGCCAGCCACCACCCAAGGTCTGATACAGCCAGTGTCTCTCTCGGTCTTCTGCCCATCCTCACACCATAGCCAGCCACCACCCAAGGTCTGATACAGCCAGTGTCTCTCTCGGTCTTCTGCCCATCCTCACACCATAGCCAGCCACCACCCAAGGTCTGATACAGCCAGTGTGTCTCGTCTTCTGCCCATCCTCACACCATAGCCAGCCACCACCCAAGGTCTGACACAGCCAGTGTGTCTCTCGGTCCCCTGCCCATCCTCCAACCATAGCCAGCCACCACCCAAGGTCTGACAGAGCCAGTGTGTCTCTCGGTCTTCTGCCCAGCCTCGCAGCATAGCCGTTCACCACCCAAGGTCCGACACAGCCATTGTGTCTCTCAACCTGCTGCCCTGCTTCCCACTGCAACCACTCACCACCCGAGTTCCTGACAAAGCCACAGTGTCCTTACGCCTGCTGGGACCGTTCACTGCAGCTCAGCACCAGAAATGTCCCATATACCGGGCTGCGACTTTTAGCTCCTTCACTAAGTCATGGGATAAACAGGATGTCCCTAGATAGGCCGCAAAATATCATGTGAAAGGTCACTTGACCTGTGGCAGAATCTAAAAATGGGGGCACTTTGGGGACAGGAAGTGTATTAGAAATATTATGCGTTTGGAAAACTCtgagtttttcttttatttatggaATTACTGTAATCATGGTGGAAGAAAAGGGAACTTGCCCTGTGTAAGAGGGTGTGGACCATTCTACTTCATATGATAGTGAAAGTAAAATTCTGCCGCATACATGGAGGAGATGGAGTCTATCTCCAGAGCTTCCGTATCCACCAGTAACGTCACACTGTGCCGAGAGCTGAGCATCGGTGACCATGGCGTATGGGTGCCTAATATACAGACCTCGTTTCTGGAGGAAACTGCATCCATGCATCAGGACTGTCTGGAGCTGACCACTACAGAGATTTCATAGAGACGTATAAAACTATTAGGCCTTATGTCTAGAACATAACAAATTTGTGACCCCTCAAGCATCTTAAGGTATATATCGCCTTAGTTTGCTCTTGTTGCAATGCTAGCCCTATGAAGAAGCAACTCCAAGTACAATTTTTAGATGAGTTCCGGTGCGATTTATTAACCGTATGATATTATACTTCGcttttcttaggcctcatgcacacaacaataGTTTTGGTCCCCGTCTGATCCTCATTTTTTGCCGTTCAGACATGGACCGATTTGTTTCTGTGGGACTGCAAAGGCCCGTCACTagtttgctgtctgcatccgtgtgtCCGTCCCACAaatgatagaacttgtcctatttttgtccgtgttGTGGACAACAATAGCCATTTCTACTATGTGGACCGACAAATGTGCGGGATGCAAGTGGCCGTTATGtgtattttgcagaccacaaaaaacatacagtcatgtgTATAAGGCCTGATATTCTCAATCCACAGGTTTCTGTTCGGTGAGCGGCCATTCTGGTGGGTCCATGAAAGTGGTCTACATGACGTCTATAACCTAAAGCAGTTTCCTTCCACTTGTGAGACGGGCCCTGGTCAGTGCAGACATGTATAACATTTTTTTCACATGTTATATAGCTGCTATGGACTAGATATGTGACACTAACCCTAAATACTGTTCTCAGGAAGTCCTTCAGGACACTGCATGATCACCGGAGCTGCTCTGTGGCCCATAATAATGTTCTGCACTGACCGGTTACAGAGGTGAGACACAAAGGACCTGCTCTTTAGACTATCCTAGAAAGCCCTTGCTTATTTCTCTTGTATGTTATTAAAGAAGAACTCCAGACACAAGCTGAAAATGTAACGTGGAGTTTCCAATCATATATAACCCCCATCCCCTCCAAATCTAATTTACGTGAGAACATTGCCACTGATGTGGGCAGAATTCCTTCAATCTCCTTTGGCAACAAGTACACTTCTGATAGACCTTGGTCCCATACACACCAGGTACACAAATGTTAACCTAGAATTATCTTCTTCAGGGGCATGATCCGGACTCTTCCACTCATATTGTACAGTTTACTGATGGTGGGGATTGCAGTGTCCAGACTCCTTATCCTAGCACACTTCCCCCACCAGGTTGTCGCTGGCATCTTTACAGGTAAGTGATATCATGGTGAGATGACAGCTGAGTCTCACCATGTCATTCATTTCTTGGTATGCTCttaaccaggcatgctcaacctgcagccctccagctgttgcaaaactacaactcccagcatgcccaaacagcctacggcAGGgaatagtgggagttgtagttttgcaacagctggagggctgcaggttaagCATCCCTGATCTTCCTGTAGTCAGATCCTGGAAGTGAGCTGCTATGTAGCTATAGGGTTGTCACAGAGTCATCCAGTCTACATAGAAATGCATAGTCCCTGCTCACCCCTGCCCTTCCTATGGCTCCTTCTCTTCTTCCATCTTACCTGATACGATGATGATGTAATGTTAGACTACATTTCTCTCAACCAGGTGTGCTCTTAGGATACTTCTTGCAACGTAACGCTCCCCACGACCGTAGTTTTGCTTTTTTTGTACGGTCTTCAATGTGTCTGCTTTTTGGGGCTCTTCTTGTGTACTGGGGAATGAGTGCGTGCGGAGTGGATCTTTCATGGTGAGTATCACCTTGACATATCATAGGACACAGTGCTACTACATGACAGGATTGGAGCATTCCTTGTGTCCCTAAATGGGTGACATGGCAAGTGGATGGACCATACCATCTGCCACGATTCACAATATTTCATGTAAGGCGTCCATAAGCAGACAGTGTACATTGTCAGGCAGTCATTAAAGGGACCGTGgcactaatataaatgtatcccacCAGACAGATATCGTAGTTATACCACTTTCcccaccatttatcaaaactgcctgtGGCAAATCAGTTATTGATATTCGGTTGCTGTAGGTTACGTCCTGCATTGGAGTGTTGTAACGTAGGACGCACTAGCGTCATTGGTAAGAACAAGGAGCGTGGTTAGTGTCACGTGTTCTGTCAGGACACGTCTCACTGCCTGAACGTGTGATGGGATAGCAGACACTTGGGAAACCAAGAAGTAGGATTCAAGCGTGGGGGGTAAGAtaaaactgcaaatgaggtaaatctgaagaaaaaacattccaaggaggaatgggagctagagtaattgatgaaaatacactttaggctacatgcacacgaacgtatgtggtttgcggtccacaaaaaaaaaaaaacggatgatgtccgcatggcatccgtttttttttttgcggatccttttttttttttgcggatccattgtaataatgcctatccttgtccgcaaaatggacaagaataggacatgctgtattctttttgcggggctacagaaccgacatacggatgcggatagcacacggtgtgatgtcagcattttttgcggacccattgaaatgaatgggtctgcatcctatccgcaaaaaaaacggaacggacgcggaaacaaaatatgttcgtgtgcatgtagccatagtgagccaaaaccaggattggtggccacacagacataaagtataagggaaagatctgcacctgttctgtgtttagagccgcacctggttttgggtcacagtcactgatggaaatcactgatgtgtgaatgaggctttaggcctcatgcacacgaccattgttctggtccgcatccgagccgcagtttttgcggctcgggtgtggacccatccacttcaatggggctgcaaaagatgcggacagcactccgtgtgctgtcctcatccgtggctccgttccgtggccgcgcaataaaaatataacatgtccttttcttgtccgttttgcggacaagaataggcatttctacaatgggccggctgttccgttccgcaaattgcggaaggcacacaggcggcttccgtgttttgcggaccgcaaagtacggtcgtgtgcatgaggccttagagtgagAAGTACAACCCCCTTAATTCTTTTTGTTTCATGACTGGTGCTAGGTCCATCCATCTTGCCTCTAAATGGTGTATGAAGACGGAATGGATACGGCCAGAGACCAGACCCTTTTCATCAGTGACGAGGAGCGCAGGGAACGCTCTAGGACTGGGAGTTGCCCTGCACTGCCCACTCTTCATCAGACTGCACACAGACACTCCAAGCTGGCGTAAAAGGGGCATTTGTCTGCTGCTGTCAGTTCTTTTCCTGAAGCTCCAGCAAGCGCTCCCACTTCCAGTATCCCCCCCTCTGCTCTACTACCTGCTGAACTTTCTGCGCCATTGTACCTGTCCCCTAATTGTCATTATTCTGTCCCCTTATATTGTAAGGGGCTTGGACTCAGGGACTATGCAGAAAAGAGACTAAGGCAACCGGACTGTCGCTCAGGAAATGATCTGCATTTTACTGGAAAGGTGGACTTGAATTTTCTTCTTTTGTTCCTATTTTTAAGAAACTCAGGATGTTAAATATTTCAGTTTCTGTTCTGTTAAAATAAGTAAAGGGATTTTCCACCCGATTCTATGTCATGACAGTCAAACTGTACGTACAAGTGCAACACGAAGGGGGGCAGATACATAAAAGGTATTAGTAAAACGTTGAAGTAGATAGTAATAGTCCACAGCCCCTAAACTGCCAGCCATAAGAACCACAGACAAAATGGCAGTCAGATACTTTATAAATATGGTTGTGCTATAATATTCTCTGTCAAAGAGAGTCTGTCATCACTCCTAACGCCAGTTTTCCtaaataattgtattccccaTGCAATGATGATTCTGGAGCACCTGTCCATTCCTCAGCTATTGCTACTAAAAATGTATTAGTGACTTTGCAACTGGGGTATGAGGGGGGCAGGCTGTGCCTTCAATAAACTTCTAGTAGCAATAACTGAAGAACGGACTGTCATACAGTTACAGTATAGAAGATGTTCCAGAATGATTATTGTATGGGGAAttgaagtagttactaaaacagacatgttgggagaggcgacaggtcctctttaaagttttgATTTCTTCAGACAATGAAAATAAGCCTTAGGTGGCCATACACTTGACcgtgtgtattttgcggtccgcaaaaaatacggatgacgtccgtgtgcattccgtattttatggAGCAACTGGCCCCTAatacaacagtcctatccttgtccgttatgcggacaataataggacatgttctattcttttgcggaacggaaatacggaatgcacattttttgtggacccattgaaatgaatgattccatatacggtccgcaaaaaagaacGGCCACAGAAAGatgatacgtttgtgtgcatgagccctaacagtcatTTGGCCAACAGCTTTTTCTTAGAAACtccccacacacatgcacactttactcgcacatcgcgagattacagcgctctggctttctgatgtcggggagcaaggaggagattctgaggatgcggtgctggactcatctcaggttaatttgcatatggatcaaatcggtttttttacacaataaaagcacacagagctatggggactggatattgtggatgtgctagcggccatctagcaacccatgtcctcagctctatacacaaaatcccggtgacaggttccctttaaaaaaaataaaaaaaaagtcttaatgataaatctggagtggaaCTCATtagcatagctaaccacacccactttccaccgacattacaaaactggagtgagtggtgtaaaaatggcaAAAACTTCTTCATAGTATTCCATGATCCTTACAGGACGGATACAAACTGGTGCATTTTTCTCTCCATCTTTGGTGCATGCATGCAGAAAGCTCTTAGCACAGACCAGTATGGTGGCATACCAAGTCCCTATAGGTCCGCAGTACAGAGCCATAGGCACTCCATGTGGCTTCTTATATTGCCTCTGGAAGGTACAATATGTTTCccttaaggccccctgcacacgaatgtgtgcaccccgtggtcgtgctgcggcccgcaaaatgcgggccgcaatgcacgaacatagtccgtggggcagcggatcgcggacccattcactttaatgggtccgcgatccggccgttccgcaaaaagataggacatgttctatcattttgcggaacggaagtgtgggacgaaaccccacggaagcactccgtagtgcttccgtatggttccgttccgtgattccgttccgcatctccggatttgcggacccattcaagtgaatgggtccgcatccgggatgtggaatgcccacggaacagcacctgtgtattgcggatccgcaaatacggtctgcaatacggcaacgggaagcacacgttcgtgtgcagggggcctaacagCAATACTTTTAGGAGAGAATACTTCAGTAATATAGCTTCTGTAAGCACATGGAGATACAGAAAACACaagtcttttaaaggggttggacataaccccttctttaCCCCATGCAGCCCCTCTGGGATGAGCATTAGAGCATGAATCACGCAGGGAAAGGGCTTTTTCAGCAGATATGGTCACATATCGGGTCTCTGTATGGGAATGCTAGATGGAGACTTCCTCCTAGCAGTtatcctggtgatgtcacctgcactaatgggcaggctttagcctgTAAAACATCCTAGGttacgctaaagcctgcccattagtgctaGTGATGTCACCggaaacactgctaggcggaaggaagagcatcggagcatgaaatgctgcactcagaggggctgcctgggtgaagaagaggaaatgtccaggttcagctccgaacctggacaacccccttaaggctccattcacacgtccgcaattctgttctgcattttgcgtaacggaattgcggacccattcatttctatggggcacctctatgtgctgtccgtatccggaaatgcggatccgcacttccgggtccgcaatttcgttcctgaaaaaaattgaacatgtcttattcttgtccacaattgcggacaagattagacattttctattatagtgccagcaatctgcaaaatgcggaacgcacattgccagggtccgtgttttgcggatccgcaaaacacatacggatgtgtgaatggaccctaaaggggtgTTATGGTTACAGCAAATAATGTAATACTTTGTATAATGAAACATTCTTTAATTGTATAATATATTTTCTGCATCAATTCCTGCAAGATCTCCACTTGCTGTCATTCCATAGAAACCTTCAGTCTGTCATGTGATGGACACATTGCAGTTCAGTTAGCAGAGCTGTCCCTTGTCCCTctgtgtccatcacatgaccaggacagatttGTATGTCATGTGAGTAAACAATGTAGGTTTCTTCTAatgacaacaagcagagatcttgaaaaaacAGTACATCATTTTACTATGTAACCTTAAAGAGGCAGTCTCACTTCagccaatggcatttatcatgtagagaaagttaatacaaggcacttactaatgtattgtgattctccatattgcctctgctggcttcattcatttttcatcacattatatacggctcgtttctatggttatgaccaccctgcaatacagcagcagtggtcgtgcttacacactataggaaaaggcgccgGCCAGGACCGTGTACAGACACGCAAGCTCAGCAGATCCCATCctggccacctcgtatctgcattgcagcggtggccgtaaccatggaaacaagcagtgtatattgatggaaaaataaatcaaaccagaaaaggaggtaatatggacaatcacaatacattagtgtcttatattaactttctctacatcataAATGCAATTGAAGTGAGACACCCCCTTAAATTTGCTGATCTAATCATGtggtgtgaacatggccttataGCCTTAAACAAATAATGTCAGTCATCTTTCTTAACCCTCACCCCAAATCAGACACCCACAGGGTTTTCTGCAAGTCTgagcacatttttatttatacaagGACAAACAGGACATATTACAAAATACTCAGATGAAAATTCATACCCACAGCATGTGAGGGAGACATAGAGACACACAAAAAAGGGGGGTTTACAGTGGACCAGCCTTTCATGGAGTCCACCCAGAGGCCCCCGACTCTGCACGTAATACTGCCGAACAACATGTGAGGTTTTCTTTattaatttagaaaaaaatatatatatttatttacacgACAAATTACGAGACAGTTGCACAAGTCCACTGCGTGTGATGGTGAGAGGAGCCTTAAGACATTTTCAAAGGTATATCCACCCGCACCTGATCCCATTACCCCCCCTCCATTCTGAAATGTTCTGGCCTCGGAAGGAACAAGTATAATGTAAACAACGTCCGTGACCAAATCTCCCATTTAATATGTTGAGCATCCATTAGTAGTGTATTAATCTGATATTACACTTGGTTGAGAACAT
This window of the Bufo bufo chromosome 6, aBufBuf1.1, whole genome shotgun sequence genome carries:
- the G6PC3 gene encoding glucose-6-phosphatase 3 isoform X1 yields the protein MQGGKMDEVHRAGVALAGYLQEHLHGTEDFWLWVTYLGDPGCIFLLYFPLAFALHHQLGVTVLWQGVICEWLNLVFKWFLFGERPFWWVHESGLHDVYNLKQFPSTCETGPGSPSGHCMITGAALWPIIMFCTDRLQRGMIRTLPLILYSLLMVGIAVSRLLILAHFPHQVVAGIFTGVLLGYFLQRNAPHDRSFAFFVRSSMCLLFGALLVYWGMSACGVDLSWSIHLASKWCMKTEWIRPETRPFSSVTRSAGNALGLGVALHCPLFIRLHTDTPSWRKRGICLLLSVLFLKLQQALPLPVSPPLLYYLLNFLRHCTCPLIVIILSPYIVRGLDSGTMQKRD
- the G6PC3 gene encoding glucose-6-phosphatase 3 isoform X2; protein product: MDEVHRAGVALAGYLQEHLHGTEDFWLWVTYLGDPGCIFLLYFPLAFALHHQLGVTVLWQGVICEWLNLVFKWFLFGERPFWWVHESGLHDVYNLKQFPSTCETGPGSPSGHCMITGAALWPIIMFCTDRLQRGMIRTLPLILYSLLMVGIAVSRLLILAHFPHQVVAGIFTGVLLGYFLQRNAPHDRSFAFFVRSSMCLLFGALLVYWGMSACGVDLSWSIHLASKWCMKTEWIRPETRPFSSVTRSAGNALGLGVALHCPLFIRLHTDTPSWRKRGICLLLSVLFLKLQQALPLPVSPPLLYYLLNFLRHCTCPLIVIILSPYIVRGLDSGTMQKRD